Proteins co-encoded in one Methyloterricola oryzae genomic window:
- a CDS encoding Lon protease family protein codes for MKPLHTPLPADKLYTPCDGTLLDFGTTEELADADVIIGQDRALTAIHFGVGMARPGYNIFALGPPGCGKLTAVKEIVTREAQNQPPPQDWCYVTNFDQPAKPLALGLPAGVGKRFAQDMEHLCEELNTAIPATFEGEEYRTRAEDIEEKARIKELTSLNALRGEARKQNVSVIETPTGYAFAPVDANDQVMGPEQFEKLSEQEQRALQETIAQLHQKLEKLLRQFPIWRKEAKERIKRLNREFAALSVGHLIADLRQRYAEHARIMEYLADAEQDIVEHAEEFFPRSDSSSPFALGGRRNILSRYRVNLLVDHASSHQAPIVCEDLPSHGNLIGRIEYQAQLGALVTDFTMIKPGALHQANGGYLILDARKLLMQPFAWESLKRCLQAGEIRIESLERTLSLVSTASLEPEPIPLNLKIILTGERLLYYLLCLYDPEFRDFFKVSADFDESMPRSGDSVALYARVIASLARREDLRPLDKSAVCRVIEHGARLAQDSQRLTTQLRELNDLLKEADYCAGKAGRKVIGRDDVVSAIEHQVYRNARVRDHVYDAIQRGTLFIDTQGGAIGQVNGLSVLSLGEFAFGQASRITATTRLGSGKVVDIERETELGGAIHSKGVMILSSFLASRYARSTPFSVAVSLVFEQSYGGVEGDSASLAELCCIISSLSGLPVLQSLAVTGSVNQHGQVQPIGGVNEKVEGFFDICAARGLNGEQGVIIPAANVPHLMLREDVVEAARAGRFHIHAVDSADQALELLLATPVGTPDEEGRFAADTINARVMNKLAEFTDIRQRLNEPSPKNGSA; via the coding sequence ATGAAACCGCTTCATACCCCGTTGCCGGCGGATAAGCTTTACACGCCTTGCGACGGCACCCTGCTGGATTTCGGAACCACCGAGGAACTGGCCGATGCCGATGTCATCATTGGCCAGGACCGCGCCCTCACCGCCATCCATTTCGGTGTCGGCATGGCCCGCCCCGGCTACAACATCTTCGCCCTGGGCCCTCCCGGCTGCGGCAAGCTGACAGCCGTCAAGGAAATCGTGACCCGCGAAGCCCAGAACCAGCCTCCGCCGCAAGACTGGTGCTACGTGACCAACTTCGACCAGCCGGCCAAGCCCCTGGCCCTGGGCCTGCCCGCCGGCGTCGGCAAGCGGTTTGCCCAGGACATGGAGCATCTGTGCGAGGAACTGAACACCGCGATACCCGCTACCTTCGAGGGCGAGGAATATCGCACCCGCGCCGAGGACATCGAGGAAAAGGCCAGGATCAAGGAACTGACCTCCCTCAACGCCTTGCGCGGCGAAGCAAGAAAGCAGAATGTCAGCGTCATCGAAACGCCCACCGGCTATGCCTTCGCGCCGGTGGACGCCAATGACCAGGTGATGGGCCCGGAGCAGTTCGAAAAGCTGAGCGAACAAGAACAGCGTGCCTTGCAGGAAACCATCGCCCAGTTGCACCAGAAACTGGAAAAGCTGCTGCGGCAGTTTCCCATCTGGCGCAAGGAGGCCAAGGAACGCATCAAGCGTCTGAACCGGGAATTTGCCGCCCTCTCGGTCGGCCACTTGATCGCGGATCTGCGGCAGCGCTACGCGGAGCATGCACGCATCATGGAATACCTGGCCGATGCGGAACAGGACATCGTCGAGCATGCGGAAGAGTTCTTCCCGCGCTCGGACTCGTCCTCGCCTTTTGCGCTTGGCGGCCGCCGCAACATCCTCTCCCGCTACCGAGTGAACCTGCTGGTGGACCACGCAAGCAGCCATCAAGCGCCCATCGTGTGCGAAGACCTGCCCAGCCACGGCAACCTGATCGGGCGCATCGAATACCAGGCCCAGCTCGGCGCACTGGTTACCGATTTCACCATGATCAAGCCGGGGGCCCTGCACCAGGCCAATGGCGGCTATCTGATCCTGGACGCGCGCAAGCTCCTGATGCAACCCTTCGCCTGGGAAAGCCTGAAACGCTGCCTGCAGGCAGGGGAAATCCGCATCGAATCCCTGGAGCGCACCCTCAGCCTGGTCAGCACCGCCTCGCTGGAGCCGGAACCGATCCCCCTGAACCTGAAGATCATCCTCACCGGGGAACGCTTGCTCTACTACCTGCTCTGTCTGTACGACCCGGAGTTTCGCGATTTCTTCAAGGTATCCGCCGACTTCGACGAGAGCATGCCCCGCAGCGGGGACAGCGTCGCCCTGTATGCACGGGTCATCGCCAGCCTGGCCCGTCGCGAGGACCTGCGGCCCCTGGACAAGTCGGCGGTATGCCGCGTGATCGAGCACGGCGCGCGCCTGGCGCAGGATTCCCAGCGCCTGACCACGCAATTGCGCGAACTCAACGACCTCTTGAAGGAGGCGGATTATTGCGCCGGCAAGGCCGGACGTAAGGTCATCGGGCGAGACGATGTCGTCTCCGCCATCGAGCATCAGGTCTATCGCAATGCGCGGGTCCGAGATCACGTCTACGACGCCATCCAGCGCGGCACCCTGTTCATCGATACCCAGGGCGGGGCCATTGGCCAGGTCAACGGCCTGTCCGTGCTCAGCCTGGGTGAGTTCGCCTTTGGCCAGGCCTCGAGGATTACCGCCACCACCCGCCTGGGCTCGGGAAAAGTGGTGGATATCGAACGGGAAACGGAACTGGGCGGCGCCATCCACAGCAAGGGCGTCATGATCCTGTCCAGCTTCCTCGCCTCCCGCTACGCTCGCAGCACGCCCTTTTCCGTCGCCGTCAGCCTGGTGTTCGAACAGTCCTATGGCGGGGTGGAAGGCGACAGCGCCTCGCTGGCGGAACTGTGCTGCATCATCTCGTCTCTTTCGGGGCTGCCCGTGCTGCAGTCCCTGGCGGTCACCGGCTCGGTGAACCAGCACGGCCAGGTGCAGCCCATCGGCGGGGTCAACGAAAAAGTGGAGGGCTTTTTCGACATCTGCGCGGCGCGGGGCCTGAACGGCGAGCAGGGCGTGATCATTCCCGCCGCCAACGTGCCCCACCTGATGCTGCGGGAGGATGTCGTCGAAGCGGCGCGCGCCGGTCGATTCCACATCCACGCCGTCGACTCCGCGGACCAGGCGCTAGAACTGCTGCTGGCGACACCTGTGGGGACACCGGATGAAGAGGGGCGATTCGCAGCAGACACCATCAACGCGCGTGTCATGAACAAGCTGGCGGAATTCACCGACATACGGCAGCGCCTGAATGAGCCATCGCCAAAGAACGGAAGTGCGTGA